One genomic window of Medicago truncatula cultivar Jemalong A17 chromosome 1, MtrunA17r5.0-ANR, whole genome shotgun sequence includes the following:
- the LOC25485216 gene encoding uncharacterized protein, whose translation MEPGTRIGSPSGVVVKNRSSSGCLIVRKKGDGLGGGVGGGGSSSRKQFDSKKVRKKVKVEVDSSDSESSGELVMPSGRRLGPETIRVCNSLSALERGGGGNVGGGEISRKRERMEQIRRNGDGMVEGNGLERREKKVKLDVFDFDEYDGVGKERMRRQFDNDRVGLGGGRFMGTMHAARGSVDREIETGSSRHIVDKRKKAYYNRAIGLHPGDGGEHSRIKMKRDGTQPPLPLLKEKFKPDESIRVQGKNGVLKVMVNKKKVGGSVERYEQRKPVESKQSLRAEGTSKRSVPIHPSSHLETKSAEKQGLLVRPEKKQITTRKSLSSKEDSKGMEQDSDDNDTSMNLEVKNIKAHTPSKKITSENEQTPVHDKLPTTKSSEGKIRRGSGTEKQKLREQIREMLLNKGWTIDYRPRRNRDYLDAVYINPGGTAYWSIIKAYDALQKQLIEDERAAKGESSSFAPIADDVLSQLTRKTRKKMEKDLKMKKKKQRIDDIDSGKERQIKRTSGKKHHMNSIDSDSNEDKLSSFIKQQGSKSMKAKLTENAVTGGSSKSQNATTEKPFSENDPQNPHGRKSRKHGRCTLLVRNKGLNSESDDFVPYTGKRTVLSWLVDSGVVQVSQKVQYRRRKKVMLEGWITREGIHCGCCSKILTVSKFELHAGSKLPQPYQNIYLDSGVSLLQCQIDAWEKQENSGKISFHSVDVDGNDPNDDTCGICGDGGDLICCDGCPSTFHQSCLDIQMLPPGEWRCPNCTCKFCGLASATTDKEDDATVNALRTCDLCEKKYHDRCTKDMGALLANSNMSEHSFCGKSCKELFENLKKYLGTKHELDAGFTWCLVRRTNDDSEAASRGVTQRVECNSKLAVALTVMDECFLPVVDRRSGINLIHNSLYNSGSNFSRLNYTGFYTAILERGDEIISAASIRFHGTNLAEMPFIGTRHIYRNQGMCRRLFSAIELALCSLKVEKLVIPAISELVHTWTTVFGFTHLEEPLRQEMRSLNMLVFPGIDMLQKLLAEQGKHEDAEQFENGDVGSIKPAVVNGLDINSPALQDPHGSEDASSNLANKINNECSDASQDISNQGLTGRTVCSKSHSEERISNFVSENCASPSNSSHGVLKKKIKISMSSPINDPSPKCQLISPNDTSTNGLPSDHSDSHEIRALGQATACSDLATTVKNMVEPASEGKPHAFTDLNCDSPGLNQNPVSDSQVVDNALSFKEFDMNDAHVEVLEAGPLVNSSQANNTEENNENVDVSGSVLNHAITDMNCDSPGLDQNPVSDSRVADNDMSLKKFDMNDAHVEVVEAGPLVNSFKGNNAKENDENVDVSGSVLNHAITDMNCDSPGLDQNPVSDSQVVDNDLSLKKFDMNDSLGLVLEAGPLGNSSQANNTKENNENVDVSGSALNQDITDMNCDSPGLDQNPVSDSRVVDNALSCKEFDMNDTHVEVLESGPLANLSEANNAKENDENVDVSGSVLDHTESDMNNNSPGHDRNPVLDSQVTDNALPFKEFDMNDVRDEVVEASPSVNSSEGNNTKENNKNVDVSGSALNHASIDMNSNSPGLDQNPVVDSQLAESASCKEFDMNDTHVEVLEAGPLVNFPEGNNAKENDENVDVSSSVLNHAGESSLQVRSDLNGELAYEREKNSHLDTEVASNEMHFDETGVNPSGDSAETDQALNG comes from the exons ATGGAACCGGGAACGAGAATTGGTAGTCCTTCTGGAGTTGTGGTGAAGAATAGAAGCTCCTCTGGGTGTTTGATTGTTAGGAAGAAAGGAGATGGTTTGGGTGGcggtgttggtggtggtggttcaaGTTCGCGGAAGCAGTTTGATTCGAAGAAAGTAAGGAAAAAGGTGAAGGTGGAGGTTGATTCGAGTGATTCAGAATCGAGTGGGGAGTTAGTGATGCCGTCTGGTAGGAGGCTTGGGCCGGAGACAATCCGAGTTTGTAATAGTTTGAGTGCTCTTGAGCGAGGTGGTGGTGGTAATGTTGGTGGCGGGGAGATTAGTAGGAAGAGGGAGAGGATGGAGCAGATTCGGCGCAATGGGGATGGTATGGTTGAGGGGAATGGGTTGgagaggagggagaagaaaGTTAAATTGGatgtatttgattttgatgagtATGATGGAGTGGGTAAGGAAAGGATGAGGAGGCAGTTTGATAATGACAGGGTTGGTTTAGGAGGGGGAAGGTTTATGGGAACAATGCACGCTGCTAGAGGTAGTGTTGATAGGGAAATTGAAACTGGTTCAAGCAGACACATTGTGGATAAGAGGAAAAAAGCGTATTACAACAGGGCAATTGGCTTGCATCCCGGAGATGGCGGTGAACATAGTAGGATAAAGATGAAAAGGGATGGAACTCAACCTCCTCTGCCCTTGttgaaggagaagtttaaaccTGACGAGTCCATTAGGGTTCAGGGAAAAAATGGTGTTTTGAAGGTGATGGTTAACAAGAAGAAGGTGGGTGGGTCAGTAGAACGCTATGAACAACGTAAACCAGTAGAAAGCAAACAAAGTTTAAGGGCTGAAGGCACTTCTAAGAGGAGTGTTCCGATCCATCCTTCATCACACTTAGAAACAAAATCTGCTGAGAAACAGGGTTTACTTGTTAGGCCAGAGAAGAAACAGATAACAACAAGAAAATCCTTGTCAAGTAAGGAGGACAGCAAGGGAATGGAGCAGGATTCAGATGACAATGACACATCAATGAATCTGgaagtaaaaaatattaaagctCACACACCATCAAAAAAGATAACCTCTGAAAATGAACAGACTCCTGTACATGACAAGCTCCCGACTACAAAGTCAAGTGAAGGGAAAATCAGGCGAGGTAGTGGCACAGAAAAGCAGAAACTACGAGAACAAATACGGgagatgcttctgaataaagGCTGGACCATAGACTATCGCCCACGGAGGAATAGAGACTATTTAGATGCAGTTTACATTAATCCTGGGGGAACAGCTTATTGGTCCATCATCAAGGCCTATGATGCACTTCAAAAGCAATTGATTGAGGATGAGCGAGCGGCCAAAGGGGAGAGTTCTTCTTTTGCTCCTATTGCTGATGATGTGCTCAGTCAATTAACAAGGAAAACTCGGAAGAAGATGGAGAaagatttgaagatgaagaagaagaagcaaagGATTGATGACATTGATAGCGGAAAAGAACGGCAGATTAAAAGAACTTCTGGCAAAAAGCATCACATGAATAGCATTGATAGTGATAGCAATGAAGACAAGTTAAGCTCCTTTATCAAGCAACAAGGAAGTAAATCGATGAAAGCTAAATTGACTGAAAATGCTGTTACCGGTGGTAGCTCTAAAAGCCAGAATGCTACAACTGAGAAACCATTCTCTGAAAATGACCCTCAGAACCCACATGGAAGGAAAAGTAGAAAACATGGAAGGTGCACTTTATTAGTTCGTAACAAGGGATTGAATTCAGAATCCGATGACTTTGTTCCATATACGGGCAAACGAACAGTGCTTTCCTGGTTGGTTGACTCAGGGGTAGTACAGGTAAGTCAGAAGGTTCAGTACCGCAGGAGGAAGAAAGTAATGCTGGAGGGATGGATCACCAGAGAAGGCATTCACTGTGGCTGCTGTAGTAAGATCCTCACAGTTTCAAAGTTCGAGCTTCATGCAGGAAGCAAATTGCCTCAGCCATATCAGAACATATATTTAGATTCTGGAGTTTCTCTTCTACAGTGCCAGATAGATGCGTGGGAAAAACAAGAGAATTCTGGGAAAATCAGTTTCCATTCAGTAGATGTTGATGGTAACGATCCAAATGATGATACCTGTGGTATATGTGGAGATGGAGGAGATTTGATCTGCTGTGATGGTTGTCCATCAACATTTCATCAGAGTTGCTTGGATATACAG ATGCTCCCTCCTGGGGAATGGCGTTGTCCAAATTGCACCTGTAAATTTTGTGGACTAGCCAGTGCAACTACTGACAAAGAAGATGATGCAACTGTAAATGCTCTACGTACTTGTGACTTGTGCGAGAAAAAAT ATCATGACCGCTGCACTAAGGACATGGGTGCCCTTCTTGCCAACTCCAATATGTCAGAGCATTCCTTTTGTGGAAAAAGCTGCAAAGAG CTCTTTGAGAACTTGAAGAAGTACCTTGGTACCAAGCATGAACTTGATGCAGGCTTTACATGGTGTCTTGTTCGTAGAACAAACGATGATTCGGAAGCAGCTAGTAGGGGAGTCACCCAGAGGGTGGAGTGCAACTCCAAGCTGGCTGTTGCACTGACCGTGATGGACGAATGCTTTTTACCTGTTGTTGATAGGAGGAGTGGGATCAATTTAATCCATAATAGTTTATATAATAGCGG gtCAAACTTCAGTCGGTTGAATTATACTGGCTTTTATACCGCTATTTTGGAGCGGGGTGATGAAATAATTTCTGCAGCATCTATCAG GTTCCATGGGACTAATTTAGCAGAGATGCCATTCATTGGAACTCGCCACATATATAGGAATCAGGGAATGTGCCGCCGGCTTTTTTCTGCCATTGAACTC GCTCTTTGCTCATTGAAGGTTGAGAAGCTGGTAATTCCTGCAATTTCTGAACTTGTTCATACATGGACAACAGTTTTTGGTTTCACACATCTTGAGGAACCACTTAGGCAAGAAATGAGGTCATTGAATATGTTGGTGTTCCCTGGCATTGATATGTTACAGAAGCTTCTAGCAGAGCAAGGAAAACATGAGG ATGCTGAGCAATTTGAGAATGGAGACGTGGGTTCTATTAAGCCTGCTGTGGTCAATGGATTAGATATCAATTCACCCGCTTTGCAAGATCCTCATGGAAGTGAGGATGCTAGTTCCAATCTCGCCAATAAGATTAACAATGAATGTAGTGATGCTTCTCAAGATATAAGCAATCAAGGTTTAACTGGCAGAACTGTGTGCTCCAAATCTCATTCTGAGGAAAGAATATCTAATTTTGTTTCAGAAAACTGTGCTTCTCCTTCTAATTCTAGTCATGGGGtactcaaaaagaaaattaaaatatcgaTGTCTTCTCCCATCAATGATCCATCACCCAAATGTCAACTCATTTCGCCAAATGATACTTCTACAAATGGTCTTCCATCGGATCACTCAGATAGTCATGAAATCCGAGCTTTGGGTCAAGCAACTGCATGTTCTGACCTAGCTACTACTGTAAAGAACATGGTTGAACCTGCTTCTGAGGGGAAACCCCATGCTTTCACTGATTTGAATTGTGATTCACCAGGTCTTAACCAAAATCCTGTGTCGGATTCTCAAGTAGTGGATAATGCTTTGTCTTTTAAAGAGTTTGATATGAATGATGCCCATGTTGAGGTTCTCGAAGCTGGTCCTTTAGTGAATTCATCTCAGGCGAACAATACCGAAGAGAATAATGAAAATGTAGATGTCTCTGGTTCTGTTCTGAATCATGCTATCACTGATATGAATTGTGATTCACCAGGGCTAGACCAAAATCCTGTGTCGGATTCCCGAGTGGCGGATAATGATATGTCTTTAAAAAAGTTTGATATGAATGATGCCCATGTTGAGGTTGTTGAAGCTGGTCCTTTAGTGAATTCGTTCAAAGGGAACAATGCCAAAGAGAATGATGAAAATGTAGATGTATCTGGTTCTGTTCTTAATCATGCTATCACTGATATGAATTGTGATTCACCAGGGCTTGACCAAAATCCTGTGTCGGACTCTCAAGTGGTGGATAATGATTTGTCTTTAAAAAAGTTTGATATGAATGATTCCCTTGGTTTGGTTCTTGAAGCTGGTCCTTTAGGGAATTCATCTCAGGCGAACAATACCAAAGAGAATAATGAAAATGTAGATGTCTCTGGTTCAGCTCTTAATCAAGATATCACTGATATGAATTGTGATTCCCCAGGACTTGACCAAAATCCTGTGTCGGATTCTCGAGTGGTGGATAATGCTTTGTCTTGTAAAGAATTTGATATGAATGATACCCATGTCGAGGTTCTTGAATCTGGTCCTTTAGCGAATTTGTCCGAGGCGAACAATGCCAAAGAGAATGATGAAAATGTAGATGTCTCTGGTTCAGTTCTTGATCACACTGAAAGTGATATGAATAATAATTCACCAGGGCATGACCGAAATCCTGTGCTTGATTCTCAAGTGACGGATAATGCTTTGCCTTTTAAAGAGTTTGATATGAATGATGTCCGTGATGAGGTTGTTGAAGCCAGTCCTTCAGTGAATTCATCTGAGGGGAACAATACCaaagagaataataaaaatgtagatGTCTCTGGTTCAGCTCTTAATCATGCTTCCATTGATATGAACAGTAATTCACCAGGTCTTGACCAAAATCCTGTGGTGGATTCTCAACTGGCGGAAAGTGCGTCTTGTAAAGAGTTTGATATGAATGATACCCATGTCGAGGTTCTTGAAGCTGGTCCTTTAGTGAATTTTCCTGAGGGGAACAATGCCAAAGAGAATGATGAAAATGTAGATGTCTCTAGTTCTGTTCTTAATCATGCTGGTGAGAGTTCCTTGCAGGTAAGATCTGATTTGAATGGTGAACTTGCATATGAAAGGGAAAAGAATTCACATTTGGACACAGAAGTTGCTTCAAATGAAATGCATTTTGATGAAACTGGCGTAAATCCTTCTGGTGATAGTGCTGAGACTGACCAAGCATTGAATGGTTGA
- the LOC25485215 gene encoding imidazoleglycerol-phosphate dehydratase, chloroplastic isoform X2, giving the protein MELTLPQTQLHPKYLPFPSLKSSRVSVFHTITPVPTSPLFQASIFSLNPRNPRNISTAALVDGNGNSTSSTFPIDSGARIGEMKRVTKETNVSVKINLDGTGVADNSSGIPFLDHMLDQLASHGLFDVHVKATGDTHIDDHHTNEDVALAIGTALLQALGDRKGINRFGNFSAPLDEALVHVSLLVEHFFQSLVNTSGMTLHIRQFSGTNSHHIIEATFKAFARALRQATEYDTRRRGTIPSSKGVLSRS; this is encoded by the exons ATGGAGCTGACTTTACCTCAAACTCAATTGCACCCAAAATATCTTCCATTTCCGTCTCTGAAATCATCTAGGGTTTCTGTTTTTCATACAATTACACCCGTCCCAACATCCCCACTTTTTCAAGCTTCAATCTTTTCACTCAATCCCCGAAATCCCAGAAACATCTCCACCGCTGCTTTGGTGGATGGCAACGGCAACAGCACTTCTTCAACTTTCCCAATTGACTCAG GTGCTAGAATTGGAGAGATGAAAAGGGTCACCAAGGAAACTAATGTATCAGTCAAAATTAACTTGGATGGAACTGGGGTTGCTGATAACAGTTCTGGAATTCCCTTTCTTGATCATATGCTTGAT CAACTTGCTTCACATGGACTGTTCGATGTACATGTAAAGGCTACAGGTGACACACATATCGATGACCATCACACAAATGAAGATGTCGCTCTTGCTATTGGAACG GCTTTGCTGCAGGCTCTTGGTGATAGGAAGGGTATTAACCGGTTTGGTAACTTCTCTGCTCCGCTTGATGAAGCATTAGTTCACGTTTCTCTG TTGGTGGAGCATTTTTTCCAATCATTGGTGAACACGTCTGGCATGACTCTTCACATTCGACAG TTTTCTGGAACAAATTCCCATCATATTATTGAGGCAACCTTCAAAGCATTTGCTAGGGCTCTTCGGCAAGCGACGGAGTATGATACACGCCGCCGTGGAACAATACCAAG TTCAAAAGGGGTTCTGTCGCGTAGTTAA
- the LOC25485217 gene encoding pentatricopeptide repeat-containing protein At2g22070, translating into MSVLMETPKSDTFVYLLQSAIKSRDTVTGRFIHARIIKHGLHLSVFLMNNLLNFYSKTASFNDAHRLFSEMPQRTTFSWNTLLSSYAKGGNIETARRLFDDIPEPDSVSWTTMIVGYNQMGRFNTAIHTFQQMISDGILPTQFTFTNVLASCVATGSLDIGKKVHSFVVKLGLSGVVPVANSLLNMYVKSGDSLRVKAVFDRMRLRDKSTWNIMISMHMQSGRFDVALALFDQMTDRDIISWNSIIAGYCHQGYDSKALETFSDMFRSSSLKPDKFTLGSVLSACANLESLKLGKQIHAYIVRADIDISGAVGNALISMYAKSGAVEVARTIVELRGTSNINVIAFTSLLNGYVKIGDVNPAREIFDSLKCRDVVAWTAMIVGYAQNSLLKDALELFRLMISEGPRPNSYTLAAVLSVFSSLASLDHGKQLHAIAIRLKEVSSVSVGNALITMYSKSGCIKDARKVFNQICTERDTLTWTSMIIALAQHGLGNEAIELFEDMLKFNLKPDHITYVGVLSACTHVGLVEQGKRYFNLMKNVHHIEPTHSHYACMIDLFGRAGLIEEAYNFIKTMPIEPDGIAWGSLLSACRVHKNVDLAKVAAEKLLLIDPNNSGAYSALANTHSACGEWEEAAKVRKLMRDREVKKEQGFSWVQIQNKVHIFGVEDALHPQRDAIYRMISKIWKEIKKIGFNPDTDSVLHDLDQEVKEQILSHHSEKLAIAFALINSPGYTTLRIMKNLRVCNDCHSAIKYISMLVGREIIVRDATRFHHFKDGSCSCRDYW; encoded by the coding sequence ATGTCAGTGTTGATGGAAACCCCAAAATCCGACACATTCGTCTATCTTCTACAATCCGCTATCAAATCCAGAGACACTGTCACAGGAAGATTCATTCACGCTCGAATCATCAAACACGGTCTTCACCTCAGCGTTTTCTTGATGAACAATCTTCTAAATTTCTACTCAAAAACCGCCTCTTTCAACGATGCACACCGTCTATTCTCTGAAATGCCACAAAGAACTACATTCTCTTGGAACACCCTTCTCTCATCCTATGCTAAAGGGGGGAACATAGAAACTGCACGCCGTTTGTTTGATGATATTCCTGAACCAGATTCTGTTTCCTGGACTACCATGATAGTTGGATATAACCAAATGGGTCGTTTTAATACCGCCATTCACACGTTTCAACAAATGATTTCTGATGGAATTTTGCCGACCCAGTTCACGTTTACTAATGTTCTTGCATCATGTGTTGCAACTGGAAGTTTGGATATTGGTAAAAAGGTTCATTCTTTCGTTGTGAAACTCGGGTTATCTGGTGTTGTTCCTGTTGCAAATTCGTTGCTTAATATGTATGTAAAGTCTGGTGATTCGTTAAGGGTGAAAGCTGTTTTTGATCGTATGAGGCTTAGAGATAAATCAACTTGGAATATTATGATTTCAATGCATATGCAGTCTGGTCGATTTGATGTTGCTCTTGCCCTCTTTGATCAAATGACTGATCGAGATATTATCTCGTGGAATTCAATCATCGCAGGTTACTGTCATCAGGGATATGACAGCAAAGCTTTGGAAACGTTTTCTGATATGTTTAGGAGTTCGTCTTTAAAACCAGATAAGTTCACGTTGGGCAGTGTTTTGTCAGCTTGCGCTAATCTTGAAAGCTTGAAACTTGGGAAGCAAATCCATGCATATATTGTAAGAGCTGATATTGATATCTCTGGGGCAGTGGGGAATGCCCTTATCTCAATGTATGCAAAATCGGGCGCAGTTGAAGTTGCTCGAACAATTGTAGAATTAAGAGGTACTTCTAACATTAACGTTATAGCATTCACATCACTTTTGAATGGCTATGTCAAAATCGGGGATGTAAACCCAGCGAGAGAGATATTTGATTCGTTGAAATGTCGCGATGTAGTTGCGTGGACTGCCATGATTGTAGGTTATGCACAGAATAGCTTACTCAAGGATGCTTTGGAGCTATTCAGATTGATGATTTCAGAAGGCCCAAGGCCAAACAGTTATACCCTAGCAGCGGTATTGAGTGTCTTTTCAAGCTTGGCTTCTTTGGATCATGGTAAGCAGCTTCATGCAATTGCAATAAGATTGAAAGAAGTATCATCAGTTTCTGTCGGTAATGCTTTAATTACCATGTACTCAAAATCTGGATGTATCAAAGATGCAAGGAAAGTATTCAATCAAATATGCACTGAAAGGGATACATTGACTTGGACTTCCATGATTATAGCTCTAGCTCAACATGGTCTGGGAAACGAGGCGATAGAATTGTTTGAAGACATGCTGAAATTTAACTTAAAGCCTGATCATATTACTTATGTTGGCGTATTGTCTGCCTGTACGCATGTGGGATTGGTAGAGCAGGGTAAGCGTTActttaatttgatgaaaaatgTTCATCACATTGAACCCACCCATAGCCACTATGCATGCATGATTGATCTGTTTGGACGTGCTGGATTGATCGAAGAAgcatataattttataaaaactatGCCTATTGAACCGGATGGTATAGCCTGGGGTTCGCTTTTGTCTGCTTGCAGGGTTCATAAAAATGTAGACTTGGCTAAAGTGGCAGCTGAAAAGCTGCTTCTTATTGATCCCAACAATAGTGGGGCTTACTCCGCGCTTGCTAATACTCATTCAGCCTGTGGTGAATGGGAGGAGGCTGCTAAGGTTAGGAAGTTAATGAGGGACAGGGAAGTGAAGAAAGAACAAGGGTTCAGTTGGGTTCAAATTCAGAACAAAGTACATATTTTTGGGGTTGAAGATGCACTTCATCCACAAAGAGATGCAATATACAGAATGATTTCAAAAATATGGAAGGAGATAAAGAAAATCGGCTTTAATCCGGACACTGATTCTGTATTACATGACCTAGACCAAGAAGTGAAGGAACAGATCCTCAGTCATCATAGTGAAAAACTAGCTATTGCATTTGCATTAATAAATAGTCCAGGGTATACTACACTGAGGATCATGAAGAACCTTAGAGTTTGTAATGACTGCCATTCTGCCATAAAATATATCTCTATGCTCGTCGGAAGAGAAATTATAGTAAGAGATGCCACACGTTTTCATCATTTTAAGGACGGTTCTTGTTCCTGTCGGGATTACTGGTAG
- the LOC25485214 gene encoding photosystem II D1 precursor processing protein PSB27-H2, chloroplastic yields the protein MAATFAANMFSITSSEGIKRFDIEDKLQSRSNIAQLPLEASSRRHLSISVGISLVTITCGHGLSPLMAWAEEKSANKEETDDGVIGAVKSLFDPNEKTKSGKVLPKAYLKSAREVVKTLRESLNEDPDDNAKFRRTADAAKESIREYLGSWRGNQTVAQEESYFALVKAVRSLANFYSKAGPSAPLPKEVKSEILDYLNTAEEFL from the exons TTCTGAAGGTATCAAAAGGTTTGACATTGAAG ATAAACTGCAATCCAGGTCTAATATTGCACAGCTTCCTCTCGAAGCTTCCAGTCGCAGACACCTTTCAATTAGCGTTGGCATTTCATTGGTTACAATAACATGTGGTCACGGTTTATCACCATTAATGGCTTGGGCCGAAGAGAAGTCAGCTAACAAAGAGGAAACCGATGATGGGGTTATTGGGGCCGTCAAATCGTTATTTGATCCCAATGAGAAGACAAAGTCAGGGAAAGTTTTGCCAAAGGCTTACTTAAAGTCAGCAAGAGAGGTAGTGAAGACACTGCGTGAATCTTTAAATGAAGACCCTGATGACAATGCCAAATTTAGACGGACTGCAGATGCAGCAAAGGAGTCGATTCGGGAGTATCTTGGTAGTTGGAGGGGAAACCAAACTGTTGCTCAAGAA GAATCATACTTTGCTCTGGTAAAAGCAGTAAGATCTTTGGCAAACTTTTACTCAAAGGCAGGGCCATCAGCACCACTGCCGAAGGAAGTTAAGTCTGAAATATTAGATTATCTGAATACTGCTGAAGAATTTTTGTAG
- the LOC25485215 gene encoding imidazoleglycerol-phosphate dehydratase, chloroplastic isoform X1: protein MELTLPQTQLHPKYLPFPSLKSSRVSVFHTITPVPTSPLFQASIFSLNPRNPRNISTAALVDGNGNSTSSTFPIDSGARIGEMKRVTKETNVSVKINLDGTGVADNSSGIPFLDHMLDQLASHGLFDVHVKATGDTHIDDHHTNEDVALAIGTALLQALGDRKGINRFGNFSAPLDEALVHVSLDLSGRPHLGYDLNIPTQRVGKYDTQLVEHFFQSLVNTSGMTLHIRQFSGTNSHHIIEATFKAFARALRQATEYDTRRRGTIPSSKGVLSRS, encoded by the exons ATGGAGCTGACTTTACCTCAAACTCAATTGCACCCAAAATATCTTCCATTTCCGTCTCTGAAATCATCTAGGGTTTCTGTTTTTCATACAATTACACCCGTCCCAACATCCCCACTTTTTCAAGCTTCAATCTTTTCACTCAATCCCCGAAATCCCAGAAACATCTCCACCGCTGCTTTGGTGGATGGCAACGGCAACAGCACTTCTTCAACTTTCCCAATTGACTCAG GTGCTAGAATTGGAGAGATGAAAAGGGTCACCAAGGAAACTAATGTATCAGTCAAAATTAACTTGGATGGAACTGGGGTTGCTGATAACAGTTCTGGAATTCCCTTTCTTGATCATATGCTTGAT CAACTTGCTTCACATGGACTGTTCGATGTACATGTAAAGGCTACAGGTGACACACATATCGATGACCATCACACAAATGAAGATGTCGCTCTTGCTATTGGAACG GCTTTGCTGCAGGCTCTTGGTGATAGGAAGGGTATTAACCGGTTTGGTAACTTCTCTGCTCCGCTTGATGAAGCATTAGTTCACGTTTCTCTG GATTTGTCCGGCCGACCGCATCTTGGTTATGATTTAAACATACCTACTCAGAGGGTCGGGAAGTATGACACTCAG TTGGTGGAGCATTTTTTCCAATCATTGGTGAACACGTCTGGCATGACTCTTCACATTCGACAG TTTTCTGGAACAAATTCCCATCATATTATTGAGGCAACCTTCAAAGCATTTGCTAGGGCTCTTCGGCAAGCGACGGAGTATGATACACGCCGCCGTGGAACAATACCAAG TTCAAAAGGGGTTCTGTCGCGTAGTTAA